In Polynucleobacter sp. AP-Ainpum-60-G11, one DNA window encodes the following:
- the trmL gene encoding tRNA (uridine(34)/cytosine(34)/5-carboxymethylaminomethyluridine(34)-2'-O)-methyltransferase TrmL, with product MFNIVLFEPEIPPNTGNIIRLCANTGAKLHLIEPLGFPMEDAKLRRAGLDYHEFAKVQVHKNWVQFLADEKPKPEHIFALTTKGSGKFHDGKYLPEDYFVFGSETKGITEEVRSSIPAPNQMRLAMQDSSRSLNLSNTVAIVVYEAWRQNGLLGGN from the coding sequence ATGTTTAACATTGTTTTATTCGAACCAGAAATTCCGCCCAATACAGGCAACATCATTCGGCTGTGCGCAAACACGGGTGCAAAGTTACATCTCATTGAGCCCCTCGGTTTTCCCATGGAGGATGCCAAACTTCGTAGAGCAGGCCTGGACTATCACGAGTTTGCCAAAGTTCAGGTTCACAAAAATTGGGTGCAATTTCTTGCTGACGAAAAACCTAAACCTGAGCATATTTTTGCCCTGACTACCAAGGGGTCTGGCAAGTTTCATGATGGCAAATATTTGCCCGAAGATTATTTCGTTTTTGGCTCAGAAACCAAAGGCATTACTGAAGAAGTAAGAAGTTCGATTCCAGCGCCCAATCAAATGCGCCTAGCGATGCAAGATAGTAGTCGCAGCTTAAATCTCTCCAACACGGTAGCAATTGTGGTTTACGAGGCTTGGCGCCAAAACGGATTGCTTGGCGGAAATTAA